Proteins encoded by one window of Vitis riparia cultivar Riparia Gloire de Montpellier isolate 1030 chromosome 11, EGFV_Vit.rip_1.0, whole genome shotgun sequence:
- the LOC117924910 gene encoding FGGY carbohydrate kinase domain-containing protein: protein MAATSAPEPAAPLRSVLLGVDVGTGSARAGLFDEDGKLLGSASSPIQIWKDGDCIEQSSTDIWHAICAAVKAACSLADVAGEEVAGLGFAATCSLVAVDADGSPVTVSLSGDTRRNIIVWMDHRAVKQAEKINSSSSPVLQYCGGSLSPEMQPPKLLWVKENLQESWTMAFRWMDLSDWLAYRATGDDTRSLCTTVCKWTYLGHAHMEQINEKDSRNMEACGWDDDFWEEIGLGDLIDGHHAKIGRSVAFPGHPLGSGLTPDAAKEMGLRAGTPVGTSLIDAHAGGVGVIESVAVPDSESKEYEKGAICHRLVLVCGTSTCHMAISRSKLFIPGVWGPFWSAMVPEYWLTEGGQSATGALLDYIIENHVASPRLANRAASQNISVFELLNKILESMMQDLKSPFLAALTEDIHVLPDFHGNRSPMADPKAKGVVCGLTLDTSEKQLALLYLATVQSIAYGTRHIVDHCNAHGHQIDTLLACGGLAKNPLFLQEHADIVGCPIVLPRESESVLLGAAILGAVASKKYSSLSDSMKALNAAGQVIHPAEDPKVKKYHDAKYQIFRELYEQQLSHRSIMAQALA, encoded by the exons ATGGCCGCTACCTCCGCCCCTGAACCCGCCGCCCCCCTCCGCTCGGTTCTCCTCGGCGTTGATGTTGGCACCGGGAGCGCTCGCGCTG GCCTTTTTGATGAGGATGGGAAGCTTCTAGGTTCTGCTAGTAGCCCAATACAGATTTGGAAAGATGGCGATTGTATTGAG CAATCTTCAACAGACATCTGGCATGCAATCTGTGCTGCTGTAAAAGCAGCATGCTCTCTTGCAGATGTTGCAGGGGAAGAGGTGGCGGGTTTGGGATTTGCAGCTACTTGTTCTCTCG TTGCTGTGGATGCCGATGGCTCTCCTGTTACAGTATCTTTGAGCGGTGATACAAGAAGGAACATTATAGTATGGATGGACCATAGAGCTGTCAAACAAGCTGAAAAGATTAATTCCTCTAGTTCACCAGTATTACAGTACTGTGGTGGATCTCTTTCTCCTGAAATGCAGCCACCGAAG cTCTTATGGGTAAAGGAAAATTTGCAAGAATCTTGGACAATGGCATTTAGGTGGATGGACTTGAGTGATTGGTTGGCGTACAG AGCAACAGGAGATGATACTCGCAGTCTGTGCACCACAGTCTGCAAATGGACATACCTTGGTCATGCACATATGGAACAGATCAATGAGAAAGATTCTCGAAATATGGAAGCTTGTGGATGGGATGATGACTTTTGGGAGGAGATTGGCTTAGGTGATCTTATAGATGGACATCATGCCAAGATAG GACGGAGTGTAGCTTTCCCTGGCCATCCATTGGGTTCTGGTCTAACCCCAGATGCTGCGAAG GAAATGGGTCTGAGAGCAGGAACTCCTGTTGGAACTTCATTGATTGATGCTCATGCTGGTGGTGTGGGGGTAATCGAAAGTGTGGCTGTGCCAGATTCTGAATCTAAAG AGTATGAGAAGGGAGCTATTTGCCATCGCCTGGTTCTTGTCTGTGGGACTTCTACTTGCCATATGGCAATATCTCGCAGCAAACTGTTCATTCCAGGGGTCTGGGGTCCATTTTGGTCAG CCATGGTACCTGAATACTGGCTCACAGAAGGTGGACAGAGTGCTACCGGTGCATTACTGGATTATATAATTGAAAACCACGTTGCATCTCCTCGCCTTGCAAATCGCGCTGCTTCTCAAA ATATTTCAGTCTTTGAGCTACTGAACAAGATACTGGAATCGATGATGCAAGACCTGAAATCTCCTTTTCTTGCTGCTTTGACTGAAGATATACATGTGCTTCCTGACTTCCATGGAAACAG GTCTCCTATGGCAGACCCAAAAGCAAAAGGGGTTGTATGTGGCTTAACACTTGACACAAGTGAGAAGCAGCTGGCTCTTCTATATCTTGCTACAGTACAGAGTATCGCATATGGTACCCGACACATTGTGGATCATTGCAATGCCCATGGTCACCAA ATTGACACACTACTTGCATGTGGTGGACTTGCAAAGAACCCCTTGTTCCTTCAAGAGCATGCAGATATAgttg GTTGCCCCATAGTTCTTCCTCGAGAAAGTGAGTCTGTGCTCTTGGGTGCAGCCATTCTTGGTGCAGTTGCCTCAAAGAAATATTCTAGTCTCAGTGATTCCATGAAGGCATTGAATGCAGCTGGTCAG GTCATCCATCCAGCTGAAGACCCGAAGGTGAAGAAGTACCATGATGCCAAATACCAGATTTTCCGTGAGCTTTATGAGCAGCAGCTATCTCATCGTTCAATCATGGCCCAAGCTTTGGCGTAA